From the genome of Danio rerio strain Tuebingen ecotype United States chromosome 2, GRCz12tu, whole genome shotgun sequence, one region includes:
- the camk2n2a gene encoding calcium/calmodulin-dependent protein kinase II inhibitor 1a, with amino-acid sequence MSEVLPYGEGKMSGYGADTDVSQMSFSCGLQDTNSFFGASQAKRPPKLGQIGRAKRVVIEDDRIDEVLKGMTDKSSPGV; translated from the exons ATGTCCGAGGTCCTGCCCTACGGAGAGGGAAAAATGAGCGGATACGGAGCGGACACTGATGTCAGTCAGATGTCCTTCAGCTGCGGGCTGCAGGACACCAACTCGTTCTTCGGAGCGTCGCAGGCGAAAAGACCTCCAAAACTTGGACAGATCGGCAGGGCGAAGAGAG TGGTCATCGAGGACGACCGAATAGATGAGGTGCTGAAAGGCATGACCGACAAATCATCACCGGGCGTTTAA